The Mytilus edulis chromosome 5, xbMytEdul2.2, whole genome shotgun sequence genomic interval AAGATTTGATAGAAAAACTTTGGCATATTGAACTTAGATTTTGAGTTCtatattttaatcataaaaaCGTAGAAAGAGAATTGACATTAAGGAacaatgtttattttcttttatgtattattttataatttgtaaacGTCGTTAAACATGGAAATTACGTAACAGTATGGTCGATGTCGTTACCAAGGGACGATATTGTGATCATGTGTGTTTAGATAAAGATTTCACTATTTAATTATGTGTTATAATTGTTCGACATTTAATACGGTATTCGCatatttttgtaatcttataGAAACTTTCCACTGACCTTTTTCAAGGGGATTTTTATTTTATAGCGTCATCATGCTGTTAAAAATGGcacttattttgttaaaatatttacattatgtttttgtaaaaaacCTGTGTAGTGTATGcagatgaaaataaatttaaaaaagtccgtctacatggattttttttaatgaaataatagtataatatattTTCCACTGACTTCTAGTTGCTCTCATCCATTGATCGGACGACAGTTCGATCCCTatagaaaaagaagaataataatgataattttgtatgtctttatacatttttttctcaataaagtGCAGTTGCATTGTTAGTAGTATTTCTTTTAAATACTTGACTTAATGATCACGTGTTTAGATTATTTCCGCATATCTAACAAGTCAATATAAATACTAtgtgaataattttattttcgaaATGATTAAAATCACTTCCGCTAATAGTGATAATTATCAAACAGAACAATCAGTATTTGTCAAAGTGTGTACGAATTCAGAAAATTCACTTTTTAAATTATACACCTTCTTCCAAACGTCACAAAATTACTGCATCAAAAAACATTATATGTCAAACATCAGGGAAATTGACTTCATAATTTCCTAAAATTTTGAATGAAGACCCTGAAAAATGGCagcaaaatgttataaaacaccaagaaaattaaagaaattaatgaCTGCATAACTATGTTATCAGTACCATGAAAATTGACACCATAAAAAGAGGCAGACcacaattagaaaaaaacaccGATAAAACCAAGTCTACAAAAAACGACAAAAGGACAAAAAACAGTTTTTCACAACTCTACACAGAAAACAAAGGACTGGGCAACTCGAAACCTGCCGTCATCCGATGGTGAGGTCATATGTTATCATTTGTTTTACTGCTATACTTGTAGCACCTCTCAGTCATCACAAGAAAAGTGTTAATGATAACTCGCATTTGATGATGTCATACTCAAGATTAAAAGTATAGGCGCCTGgctagttttattttttgtttaccataACTCCAACCAAACTTAAGGTGAGAGTGTTGTTAGAATAATAGAAAGTTTGGTTAAAATATTTCACCGATTTATtgtctagaaaaataataattgaaatgtagaatatttaataaaaaaaaaatgattataacgCTGATTTAAATATGTATTGGGCTAAAGTGATATGCTAGTGAACCAAACAGTTCTGGTCATGCGATAGACAATaaagaaatatagaaataagacTTTGTTATATTATGATAAACTTACATGTGAACACTCACAGATGTAGCCCATTCTATCTAAGTTGCATGGTGCATCATTCCATCTATAGTGGACGGCTGACCAAAAATGGCCACAGTCTTCACCTCCCATATTGTCTGGCTGACCAGGATACCACTGAGAATAACGAATCTTAGAAGAGTCATGAACCCATCTCCAGTCTCCTTCCTTCTTAAAGTCTGCCATACCCATCCAAGAACCATAATGGTGCTTAACCGATTCTGTTTCCCGGAATATAAATAATCACAAATTATTATAGTAAAAGTTGCAAGTTTATAAACATACAATCATGTTTAATTCTGTGTAATAATGCAAATCATAAGGAACTAGCATTGTATACATACTGAAATACATCAATAACACGATACTGTAATATATATGAATACGATATGTGTTACAATTTTCTAAACTTTTTCATAATTACATAACAATCACATGATTTGTACTGTGGGTTTGGGTTTATTGAGGTTCATTTATGTGTTTTTAAGTTAAATGTGTTTTCTATTTCGCCAAACTAGtgaacatgtatataattttttattggcCAACTGAAGCCAAACTCCAGGTGCAACATTTTCTAGGAGACCTTTTAGTATCCTTCGGCATTTTTctgtaatattaaaaaaaggagatgtggcatgattgcacAACTATCAACCAAAATGTCATATAAAGTGTGAATATAAACAATGCAATTAAAGGCAACCGTATAACCTTTaagagtgaaaataaaaaatCGTAAAGCCGGCAATAAATGCACCgacataaaaaaatttgaaacaaacacGAGAGACAACCAATGAAATATAGGCTCCTGACATTGAATATATTGAGTTTGACCATTCACTATGATTCATATCAGTACAGGAATAAGCCTGTTATTGAATGGACACAATTGTTGCCCATAGCAATATCTACAATCGGTCGATAAACTATATTGCCAAAACGTAGAATAAATGTTTTCAAGGAGAacataaaactgagaatggaaatggggaatgtgccaaagagacaacaacccgaccatagaaaaaaacaacagcagaaggtcaccaacaggtcttcaatgtagcgagaaattcccgcacccggaggcgtccttcagctggcccctaaacaaatatatactagttcagtgataatgaacgccatactaatttccaaattgtacacaagaaactaaaattaaaataatacaagactaacaaaggccagaggctcctgacttgggacaggcgcaaaaaggcggcggggttaaacatgtttgtgagatctcaaccctccccctatacctctagccaatgtagaaaagtaaacgcataacaatacgtacattaaaattcagttcaagagaagtccaagtctgatgtcagaagatgtaaccaaatgTTTGGCTTAGACCTTTGTATCACACCTTCTGTGAGTATATCTAGTATATATTATATGCGTTACAGAAAAGACATTTGGAATCAGATTTATCAACCGTCCATTCAGTTGAATAGGAAAACGTTTGAAAAGATTGTGAGGAAGAgtagtaaaaataaattgaaattgaaaactgtcaaacaaatcaaaatgaCCATCAAAAGCACACGTAATTTATCTTAAACATATTAGACTATTGCTTTTGAATTGCATTTTGATAAGCAACCTATACTACCTTTGCTATTTTCCCCTTTCAAATcgctatttttttgttatttacctTCATTATATACCAAGATATTATCATTCTTTTCATgaattttggtttttatttaaaattattgactttttttcttttctttgtttttgtaataaaaatgtgTTCATTCTTATCATAAGTTTTAACATATACTTACTAGTGATCATGTCAACAACCCACGAGTTTTCTGCTGAATCTGTAATCTTCACGAGGTAACCTctcattgttttacattgtttctGGAATGACAGAAATATAATGGTTTACCCTAGACAATAGCACAGCATGAACATTATTATTACTTCAAAACATTATGGTCTTTTTGGTACAGCATCAACCTTATATATCTGAACAAAATTCATGAACAGTAACTATTCAGTAAAATGGTGAGAAATAAGAATTGAAATAAATTGACCGTCGAAATAAATTGACCGTCGTTACATGAGTACTCAATGTTTACTCAATCAATGTAGTTAAGATTGACATcctcaaacaataaaatataggaataAATAACATGGTAAAGTCTGTATACATTATATTCAAATTTGATCGGACGTTCTCCCTattacaattatacaatatacaaacaatgtAATCAAGGTAATCAAAACTTGTTCTTCAATATAGGGAATAAGCTGTAACATTCGATTATTTCctgcttttaaattttattcaaagtaAGAAGTTACATACAGCAGCATCATGCCATGTTTTTGCGTCAGGTGAAAAAAAGTAGCAGTGGTTCTTGTATTTCTTCCAACCGGCTGGACATTCTTCTGAGTTAGAAGTGCACTTGCATGGATTGTCTGTTGAATAAATATCTTCACATGCATTCATAGGTTAATACAAGAAGAACACCACTGTGCCAGTTTCAAGAGGGGTTGAGTTTTTACAAATATGCTTAACCCGGGCACGTGATTATTGTGACTGTTCCATGTCTAGAgcatatagttcaatggtttttGTTGGTTGATATATGTCATTTTTGTGTTCTACGCAAATTGATTTGTTGCAAATTCAGCTGTTAGGTTacccgtttaaattgttttacattttttatgtcgaGGCCTTGAACAACAGACTATATAGTTTGTTTTTCTCTCACCAAAACCGCACGATTACCTTATATTGCGTATGATTGTATACAAAATTTTGGCgcaagtacaaaaaaaaaatcattgtcaaGTACATTGGCATATATTCTTATTGTAGACGACATGTTATagtatttgataaaaacaataagcaTTTAAGTGATGCATACGAACGTTAAAAACACTAAAAACAACTTTTTAGTTGAACACTTCCTAAAAAAATCCcctctccccccaaaaaaataaattaataaaaataaattagaaataaaacaacattGAATTTCGTTATTTAATCATAATAATTGTTCATAGTTTTTACAACACTTCATCGAACTcaattcatctcatgaatattattgacggctcATGAATATTGTTGAAGACTGGCCTATAATGAATATATGCCGGCTGTTATCGATGGCTATCTTAACACTAGTGTTATTTACAGTAAGTATAATAAATTATGATTCTTCAACTTTGTGCAAATCGAAACTCTGCTTGTTTTTGTTAAACATGTTCAATGTTGTcgagtttcaaaatatttatatcataaatgtaaatTTACCGTTCATCTTGTTTTCTAAGGATTCCAGTAATGATCGCATTTCAGATATCATCGCTTTCTCTTTGGATCTGTCACATGTTTTCGACTCGATCATAGAAATACAACACAGCACCAAAATTACAGACAAGAACATCCTGTAAAAATATATGCACTATCATAAACCAACATTTTTACACACATAACTTATTTGTTTGAGGTCTGAGTGATATTGTAATGAAATAGAATTATATCTTTTCTAAAACTGTCTTactattttttaagaaaattttgaatttCTGCTACTGATATCAAAATATTCAGAAGAGTGCTTCATATACAAATATTGTTCATCTTAAAAGATAACCGAAGATTGTCACATAACAGTAAATTCATCTCTTCTAAGACTGGTAGTAGGTGAAACaagtaaaagaaaaatgtttaaaattgaaaaGCTTCTTGAAATAGTTGAAAATTGTATTGGATATTATGTTCCGCGGTTCTTTGCTGTTTGGATACGGACTAGCTTTAATTACAGTACTTGATTAAAGTAATCGCTTTtttgcagtggcaaatatttcatgcattcgAGAATCAATTAGATCATTTTCCAATAGCAGAGATAATATTTAACGTTCCGTAAACATATTCTGGCAATGGTATTTTATTTTCAAGTAGAGAATGTGGTATGTTGCCAATGCgaaaactctccatcagagatGAAGTGGCGTAGAAGTTTAACCATTAAGCGGctatacattttttatgtcatcaCATAAGGTTTTCAACAATAGTTGtgtgttggttgcttaacgtccagtggcaaatattgcatgtattgtCCTAACGAGAACAAGTTACAATTATACATACAATAGTTAGGTCTTTCAATAGAGGACGTCCAGGATAAAGTTCGGGGAAATTTTAAcagccactggaaaatgagggtatattgaacagggacagaaattttgccttgcaactgGCCACTTACAGACCCCTCAAGGAGTTATTACAAGGGATCTGACCGTGTAGAGAACGTGACACTCTCTCAACATGCACGATGCATTAGATTtataacgtccccattctgaccggacttGGCTGTAAACCTGTACAAAGATACATCACGCACAGCCAAATGGACGCCCCACTTTTGCAAGTGTTTTACTGCCAATCGGAAGAAGATCACCTTTAAGGTGctttcaacaatgacaacttcTCCTACCGCAAAGCATACTATAAAAGGCATCGAAAACCAAATGAAAATAATTCCAAATAGGGAGTTATAATAGCGTGatgtatataaaacaacaaacgaaaacaaatatgatatatagcaGCAAACAACAAGCATTTATGCCAAAacctgatttttttaaatagaaagaGATTCGAATTTTTATACTTCtaaaagatataaaattgagaatggaaatggggaatgtgtcaaagagacaacaacccgcccaaataaaaaacaacagcagagggtcaccaacaggtctccaatgtagcgagaaattccagcacccggaggcgtccttcagctggcccctaaacaaatatatactagtccagtgataatgaacgccatactaatttccaaattgtacacaagaaactaaaattaaaataatacaagactaacaaaggccagaggctcctgacttgggacaggcgcaaaaatgcggcggggttaaacatgtttgtgagatctcaaccctccccctatacctctagccaatgtagtaaagtaaacgcataacaatacgcacattaaaattcagttcaagagaaatccgagtctgatgtcagaagatgtaaccaaagaaaataaacaaaatgacaataatacataaataacaacagactactagcagttaactgactgaaagattatgatttcatcatatgaacaacaggcacaatccttcccgttaggggtttagtatcataccatcataacatatatgagaagaacataacccgtgtcatgaaacaaaacatatttatatagataaataattaaaataaaatgaatatgttttaaaataaatataaaaaaagaagatgtggtatgattgccaatgagacaactatgcacaaaaaaccaaaatgacacagacattaacaactacaatgtataggtcaccgtacggccttcaacaatgagcaaagcccataccgcatagtcagctataaaaggccccgataagacaatgtaaaacaattcaaacgagaaaactaacggccttatttatgtaaaaaaaatgaacgaaaaacaaataagtaacacataaataaacgacaaccactgaattacaggctcctgacttgggacaggcacatacataaataatgtggtggggttcaacatgttagcgggatcccaaccctccccctaacctgggacagtggtataacagtacaacataagaacgaactataaaaatcagttgaaaaaggctgaactcatcagatggactaaAATACAAGTGGAacataataaaacatgttttatcgCCTGTCAT includes:
- the LOC139523731 gene encoding perlucin-like protein, translating into MLIRMFLSVILVLCCISMIESKTCDRSKEKAMISEMRSLLESLENKMNDNPCKCTSNSEECPAGWKKYKNHCYFFSPDAKTWHDAAKQCKTMRGYLVKITDSAENSWVVDMITKSVKHHYGSWMGMADFKKEGDWRWVHDSSKIRYSQWYPGQPDNMGGEDCGHFWSAVHYRWNDAPCNLDRMGYICECSHGSNCRPING